A single region of the Chryseobacterium culicis genome encodes:
- a CDS encoding kelch repeat-containing protein: protein MKTKLLFLSFLGSILAHTQTLHFKNLKDMSTGRGAATSVIVDDNIYVSNGYQDKGGNANYIEKYNITNNKWSVLNTTLLSKKFANSETYHNKIYIFNGWGNSHLEIVDLATNTITKGAVNRSYTGHAGSAIHNGKIYVFGGSGLNGAKTTVFSNRFQYYDIASDTWHPLPDMPTARETKGKIVNDKLYVIGGFNGTSSRLINVYDLNTNLWTDQYTMPAGISGHSLAVSGDKIFIAGGYNNQTFLAYFDTTTNKFHPLSSNMIPRRHAVAEVHNNTLYIIGGSTTSITKSAIKSIQAADISENALSSNAANENYETKTRVYTNAQKDGFVISNKNNSNQFEFTVYSTDGKEIHKGFAYYNRNIDLSRVQKGTYIFSFKDEKGVLQQVRIVK from the coding sequence TTGAAAACAAAATTATTATTCCTTTCATTTTTAGGATCAATACTAGCCCATACACAAACACTCCATTTTAAGAACCTTAAAGATATGTCTACAGGCAGAGGTGCTGCAACCAGCGTAATTGTGGATGATAATATCTATGTGAGCAACGGGTATCAGGACAAGGGAGGTAACGCCAATTATATTGAGAAATATAATATTACGAATAACAAATGGAGTGTTCTCAATACTACTCTGCTTTCTAAAAAATTTGCTAATTCGGAGACGTACCATAATAAAATTTATATTTTTAACGGTTGGGGAAACAGCCATCTTGAAATTGTAGATCTTGCAACCAATACCATAACGAAGGGCGCTGTTAATCGTTCCTATACAGGACATGCAGGTTCTGCCATTCATAACGGCAAAATATATGTGTTTGGGGGCAGCGGACTCAACGGAGCGAAAACCACTGTATTTTCTAACAGATTCCAGTATTATGATATTGCTTCCGATACATGGCATCCATTACCCGATATGCCCACAGCTAGAGAAACAAAGGGCAAAATTGTGAATGATAAGCTTTATGTCATTGGTGGTTTTAACGGTACCTCATCCCGACTTATTAATGTTTACGACCTCAACACGAATCTCTGGACCGATCAATATACGATGCCCGCCGGGATATCGGGACACTCATTAGCCGTATCCGGAGACAAGATTTTTATTGCAGGAGGGTATAATAATCAAACTTTTCTCGCCTATTTTGATACAACCACCAATAAATTCCATCCGCTATCATCCAACATGATTCCCAGAAGACATGCTGTAGCAGAGGTACATAACAATACTTTATACATTATCGGCGGAAGTACGACATCTATCACCAAATCAGCGATTAAAAGTATACAAGCAGCTGATATTAGTGAAAATGCACTCTCTTCAAACGCAGCCAATGAAAATTATGAAACTAAAACAAGAGTCTATACTAATGCACAAAAAGACGGTTTTGTCATCAGTAATAAAAATAACAGCAATCAGTTTGAATTTACCGTTTACTCCACAGATGGAAAGGAAATACACAAAGGTTTTGCCTATTACAACAGAAATATAGATTTATCCAGAGTACAAAAGGGAACTTATATTTTTAGTTTTAAAGATGAGAAAGGGGTTTTGCAGCAGGTTAGAATTGTAAAATAA
- a CDS encoding DUF4919 domain-containing protein — MRILLLFLFFPFLSFAQDKFEYKKDFEKILKETKNIKSELYYDNLLDRYNKIDTTLTDKQVLALLIGFTDNKFYKPYKDLEFGKRLYQLNTEKEYEKVIQLGDEFLKTHPFDLKTLFETSYAYFKTDHKETADQYLLKTRIIFHAMAYSGQGFSPDEPTFALNPSDGQDYLRKGFNMKIGKMGSGKDKNGYFLDILDINFDNGNTTSMYFIIPHATKKMFE, encoded by the coding sequence ATGAGAATTCTCCTCCTATTTCTTTTTTTCCCATTTCTAAGCTTTGCTCAAGATAAATTTGAGTATAAAAAAGATTTTGAGAAAATACTTAAAGAAACAAAAAATATAAAATCAGAGCTTTATTATGATAATTTATTAGACAGATATAATAAAATAGACACAACACTCACAGATAAGCAGGTACTGGCTTTACTAATTGGTTTTACAGATAATAAATTTTATAAACCCTATAAAGATCTTGAATTTGGAAAAAGATTATATCAATTGAATACAGAAAAGGAATATGAGAAAGTAATTCAGCTGGGTGATGAATTTTTGAAAACCCACCCTTTCGACCTGAAAACACTTTTCGAAACATCCTATGCCTATTTTAAAACTGACCATAAAGAAACAGCAGATCAATATCTATTGAAAACAAGAATAATATTTCATGCGATGGCCTACAGCGGGCAGGGATTTAGTCCTGATGAACCAACATTTGCATTAAATCCTAGTGATGGGCAGGATTATTTAAGAAAAGGGTTTAATATGAAGATTGGAAAAATGGGGTCTGGAAAGGATAAAAATGGTTATTTTCTGGATATTCTTGATATTAATTTCGACAATGGAAATACAACAAGTATGTACTTCATCATACCTCATGCAACAAAAAAAATGTTTGAATAG